A portion of the Corynebacterium jeikeium genome contains these proteins:
- a CDS encoding ATP-binding protein: MTTRGDKAISIPRNPFHPTFGRSPAIIGGRDVELDSFELALAEGPGNPWRTALISGTRGIGKTVLLNEFEAAAKQLGWIVLRAHIGSEMISELTDVTIPRTFSAIDSAPMGKGRHLTGLSIAGIGGFKTEVSTSQPEPGRNLLSQLQDLSALLMPQGSGILLTLDEVQSADPAQLNEIAHAIQDLNRDDAEIAFVAAGLPSGIEDLLQLEGATFLRRAERVSLGRLDVETTKDIIRRTAELGERAMTEDAVELAAELSHGYPYLIQTIGSVAWAKARLAHSDTITAQHVSDAAAESIRRIGLQVHAPSLRKVPPRQIDFLKAMARLSPNGKPVATSAIAETMGRKLSGISQLRHDLIYRELIVSASTGYVEFTLPYFADYLNTLVE, from the coding sequence GTGACCACTCGCGGCGACAAGGCCATCTCCATCCCACGCAATCCTTTCCACCCCACATTCGGCCGATCCCCGGCCATCATCGGTGGGCGCGATGTCGAGCTGGACTCGTTTGAGCTGGCTCTGGCGGAAGGCCCCGGTAATCCCTGGCGAACCGCGCTAATTTCCGGTACCCGCGGAATCGGTAAGACGGTACTTCTCAACGAGTTTGAAGCCGCAGCAAAGCAACTGGGATGGATTGTGCTGCGTGCTCACATCGGCTCTGAAATGATTTCTGAACTCACCGATGTCACCATTCCGCGCACTTTCAGTGCCATTGACAGTGCACCGATGGGCAAGGGCCGTCACCTCACCGGCCTGTCCATCGCCGGCATTGGCGGGTTTAAGACGGAAGTCAGCACTTCTCAGCCCGAGCCCGGCAGGAATCTGCTCAGCCAACTTCAGGATCTCTCGGCTCTCCTCATGCCACAGGGATCCGGCATCTTGCTCACTCTCGACGAGGTTCAAAGTGCAGACCCCGCACAGCTCAACGAAATTGCCCATGCAATCCAGGACCTAAATCGCGACGATGCGGAGATTGCCTTTGTCGCAGCCGGGCTGCCCAGCGGTATCGAAGACTTGCTCCAGCTAGAGGGCGCAACATTCTTACGCCGTGCCGAGCGCGTGTCTCTGGGCCGATTGGACGTGGAGACCACCAAGGACATCATTCGCAGAACTGCAGAACTCGGCGAACGCGCGATGACCGAGGATGCCGTCGAGCTGGCCGCTGAACTCAGCCACGGCTACCCGTATCTCATACAGACCATTGGCTCAGTCGCTTGGGCTAAGGCCAGGTTGGCCCACTCGGACACCATTACCGCTCAGCATGTCTCGGATGCCGCAGCGGAATCCATCCGCCGCATCGGGCTGCAAGTTCATGCGCCCAGCCTGCGGAAAGTGCCACCTCGCCAGATTGATTTTCTCAAAGCGATGGCGCGCCTCTCCCCCAATGGAAAGCCCGTGGCCACGAGCGCCATCGCAGAGACCATGGGACGCAAACTCTCTGGCATCTCACAGCTTCGCCATGACCTGATTTACCGCGAGTTGATTGTGTCAGCGTCGACGGGATACGTGGAATTCACACTTCCCTACTTCGCCGACTACCTCAATACGCTGGTGGAATAA
- a CDS encoding 3'-5' exonuclease, protein MHNFDPRRMLAFDLETTGTDPRTCKIVTSALVRLTEQGKDSTIMLANPGVEIPQAASDVHGITTEKARAEGRPHDEVLADTIAGLRAAWRDGLTVVAYNAAYDLTVLRSQDSSFTVDGLVVDPFVLDHYFDPERREKRTLTDVSRHYQVRLDGAHDATEDALAAARIAWVMAHHYRELTEKSGEELMELQAVAYYQYKKNLQQYLTEKGKDTSDFTFGWPMD, encoded by the coding sequence ATGCATAATTTCGATCCGCGACGCATGCTCGCGTTTGATCTGGAGACTACCGGCACGGATCCTCGCACCTGCAAGATTGTCACTTCCGCACTGGTCCGACTGACTGAGCAGGGCAAAGATTCCACCATCATGCTCGCTAATCCCGGTGTCGAAATTCCGCAAGCTGCGTCTGATGTGCATGGCATCACCACTGAAAAAGCTCGCGCGGAGGGGCGCCCGCACGATGAAGTGCTAGCGGATACCATTGCCGGCCTTCGAGCTGCCTGGCGCGATGGTCTGACCGTAGTGGCCTATAACGCGGCTTATGATCTGACGGTACTGCGCTCGCAGGATTCCAGTTTTACCGTTGACGGGCTCGTGGTCGACCCCTTTGTGCTGGACCACTATTTTGATCCGGAACGTCGTGAAAAACGCACATTGACTGATGTCTCCCGCCATTATCAGGTGCGCCTGGACGGGGCACATGATGCCACCGAAGATGCTCTGGCGGCTGCGCGCATCGCATGGGTGATGGCGCACCACTACCGGGAGCTAACCGAAAAATCGGGAGAAGAGCTGATGGAGCTGCAGGCCGTCGCGTACTACCAGTACAAGAAGAACCTGCAGCAGTACCTGACCGAAAAAGGTAAGGATACGTCGGACTTCACCTTCGGGTGGCCGATGGACTGA
- the ligA gene encoding NAD-dependent DNA ligase LigA, whose product MSDVTSSIDENSDLSTSDLSSFSSAPASEPAPADVREKWQDLATRIRENAALYYTAQPVISDAEYDEMFRQLQRLEEQWPDLVVPDSPTQQVGAQVDTPADGEVFEPVEHLERLYSLDNVFDEQELRGWLARTPASTYLTELKIDGLSIDLVYEKGRLVRAATRGDGRVGENVTANARTIEDIPHEISGENIPDVLEVRGEVFISLEEFERINADRVDAGQKPFANPRNAAAGSLRQKDVAEVAKRRLSMICHGIGHIEGWRPQSQHEAYRALDEWGFHVSPYTKQVHSADDVVKQMQYWGEHRHDAIHEMDGLVVKVDSLSEQRALGATSRAPRWAIAYKYPPEEVTTDLLDIRVSIGRTGRATPYAVMKPVFVAGSTVEMATLHNPSEVHRKGVLIGDRVTIRKAGDVIPEVLGPVADLRDGSERKYIYPTLCPECGTRLAPAKDSDADWRCPNTRYCPGQLRRRIEFLASRSGFDIENLGERGAADLIHRGVLDDESRLFDLTEEDLLGTEVYTTALRKTLNANGKKLLANIEAAKDKELWRVLVSLSIRHVGPTVARTLAQKFGSMEALRAASREEISAIDGIGEIIGDSVADWFEVDWHREVVERWEAAGVRMADEVADRPDQVLEGLTVVVTGSLEDFTRDSAKEAIISRGGKAAGSVSKKTDYVVVGENAGSKATKAEELGLPILDEDGFKRLLETGQA is encoded by the coding sequence ATGAGCGACGTGACTTCCTCGATCGATGAGAACTCCGACCTGTCAACCTCCGATTTGTCTTCGTTTTCCAGCGCCCCCGCCTCCGAGCCAGCGCCGGCGGACGTCCGGGAGAAGTGGCAAGATCTAGCAACTCGCATTCGTGAGAACGCTGCGCTGTACTACACCGCGCAGCCGGTTATCTCCGATGCTGAGTATGACGAGATGTTCCGTCAACTGCAGCGGTTAGAGGAGCAGTGGCCCGATCTGGTGGTGCCGGACAGCCCCACGCAGCAGGTCGGTGCGCAGGTCGACACGCCTGCCGACGGGGAAGTATTCGAGCCCGTTGAGCACCTCGAACGCCTCTACAGCTTGGACAATGTTTTCGATGAGCAGGAGTTGCGCGGCTGGCTGGCCCGCACCCCGGCCAGCACGTATCTGACCGAGCTGAAAATCGATGGCCTGTCTATCGACCTGGTCTATGAGAAGGGCCGCCTTGTCCGGGCGGCCACCCGCGGAGACGGCCGCGTGGGGGAGAACGTCACCGCCAATGCGCGCACCATCGAAGATATTCCGCATGAAATCAGCGGCGAGAACATCCCCGACGTGCTCGAGGTGCGTGGTGAAGTCTTTATCTCGTTGGAAGAGTTCGAACGCATCAACGCCGATCGCGTCGACGCAGGCCAGAAGCCGTTTGCCAACCCCCGTAACGCCGCCGCCGGTTCCCTGCGACAGAAGGATGTTGCAGAAGTGGCGAAGCGTCGCTTGTCCATGATTTGCCATGGAATTGGTCATATCGAGGGCTGGCGTCCACAGTCTCAGCACGAGGCCTATCGTGCCTTGGACGAGTGGGGTTTCCACGTGTCGCCGTATACAAAGCAGGTTCATTCCGCGGATGACGTCGTCAAGCAGATGCAGTACTGGGGCGAGCACCGTCACGATGCCATCCACGAGATGGACGGGCTTGTGGTCAAGGTTGACTCCCTTTCCGAGCAGCGCGCGCTGGGCGCGACCTCGCGGGCGCCGCGCTGGGCGATTGCCTACAAGTATCCGCCGGAAGAGGTCACGACTGATCTGCTGGACATTAGAGTCTCCATCGGCCGAACTGGTCGTGCGACGCCATATGCCGTGATGAAGCCGGTCTTCGTGGCCGGGTCAACTGTCGAGATGGCGACGCTACATAACCCTTCTGAAGTGCACCGAAAGGGTGTGCTCATCGGGGACCGTGTGACTATCCGCAAGGCCGGTGACGTGATTCCAGAGGTACTCGGCCCCGTAGCCGATCTCCGAGATGGTAGCGAGCGAAAGTACATTTACCCGACTCTCTGCCCCGAGTGCGGTACTCGTTTGGCTCCGGCAAAGGACAGCGATGCCGATTGGCGTTGCCCCAATACCCGCTACTGCCCAGGTCAGCTGCGTCGTCGAATTGAATTCCTCGCCTCCCGCTCCGGGTTTGATATCGAAAACCTGGGGGAGAGGGGCGCTGCCGATTTGATTCATCGCGGCGTGCTTGACGACGAGTCCCGCCTCTTCGACCTCACCGAGGAAGATTTGCTCGGCACTGAGGTCTACACTACGGCTTTGCGGAAAACCCTGAACGCCAATGGTAAGAAACTGTTGGCCAACATCGAGGCAGCTAAGGATAAAGAGCTGTGGCGCGTATTGGTCAGCCTGTCCATTCGTCATGTGGGCCCAACAGTGGCGCGGACCTTGGCACAGAAGTTCGGCTCGATGGAGGCGCTGCGCGCTGCGAGCCGCGAGGAGATTTCGGCCATCGATGGCATTGGCGAGATCATCGGCGATTCCGTGGCTGACTGGTTCGAGGTGGACTGGCACCGCGAGGTTGTCGAGCGCTGGGAAGCTGCCGGTGTGCGTATGGCCGATGAGGTCGCCGATCGTCCAGATCAGGTGCTAGAGGGATTGACCGTGGTAGTCACCGGCTCTTTGGAGGACTTCACTCGCGACAGCGCGAAGGAAGCCATTATCTCCCGTGGCGGTAAGGCCGCAGGGTCGGTGTCGAAGAAGACCGACTACGTGGTGGTTGGCGAAAACGCCGGTTCCAAGGCCACAAAGGCCGAGGAGCTGGGCTTGCCCATCCTCGACGAGGATGGGTTCAAGCGGTTGCTGGAAACTGGTCAGGCCTAA
- the glgP gene encoding glycogen/starch/alpha-glucan family phosphorylase produces the protein MSNLSDLVGSHVRAESGRVPQSSTEMEFWSGLSRVVVDDLADNWQRTTEAYAATRQQHYFSAEFLMGRALLNNLLNAGLVDETSAAVKKYGKNLTDVLEAEHDAALGNGGLGRLAACFLDSCATQNLPVTGYGILYRYGLFKQTFEDGFQDEHPDPWMEEGYPFVIRREELSKIVTFDDLVVRAVPYDMPITGYGTDNVGTLRLWHSEPMREFDYDAFNSQRFTDAIVERERVHDLCRVLYPNDSTYDGKVLRVRQQYFFVSASLQTMIDSYIENHGEDLRDFHKYNSIQLNDTHPVLAIPELMRLLLDEHDMSWDDAWNVVSNTFAYTNHTVLAEALETWEYSIFDRLFGRVLEITREIDRRFREDLAERGFDQGKIDYMAPISHGRIHMAWIACYAAYSINGVAALHTEIIKRETLKDWHDIWPERFNNKTNGVTPRRWLNQCNPRLSALLTRLSGSDAWVTDLDKLAELEKFADDEAVLREILDIKHENKKDFATWLEHRQGISVNPDAIFDTQIKRLHEYKRQLLNALYILDLYYRIKEDPALDVPPRVFIFGAKAAPGYVRAKAIIKFINAIADKVNNDPDMDGRLQVAFVENYNVTPAEHIIPATDVSEQISTAGKEASGTSNMKFMMNGALTLGTMDGANVEIVDAAGEENAYIFGALEEELPELRRTYSPRGTYETVPGLKRAVDSLVDGTFADGGSGMFHDLHFSLLESNGYEPADVYYVLGDFADYRETRDRMAEDYRDELAWAKKCFLNIIRSGRFSSDRTIRDYANEVWKLEETKI, from the coding sequence ATGTCGAACTTGAGTGACCTCGTCGGATCCCACGTGCGTGCCGAATCCGGCCGTGTCCCCCAGTCGTCCACTGAGATGGAATTCTGGTCCGGTCTGTCACGGGTTGTTGTCGATGACCTAGCGGACAACTGGCAGCGCACCACGGAGGCATACGCTGCTACCCGCCAGCAGCACTACTTCTCCGCCGAGTTCCTCATGGGTCGCGCCCTGCTGAACAACCTGCTCAATGCAGGCCTCGTGGATGAGACCTCTGCTGCCGTGAAAAAGTACGGCAAGAATCTGACAGACGTGCTCGAGGCCGAACATGACGCCGCTCTCGGTAACGGTGGCCTGGGTCGTCTGGCCGCCTGCTTCCTGGATTCCTGTGCCACGCAGAATCTGCCGGTGACCGGTTATGGCATCCTCTACCGCTACGGTCTGTTCAAGCAGACCTTCGAAGATGGCTTCCAGGATGAGCACCCGGACCCGTGGATGGAAGAGGGCTACCCCTTCGTCATTCGTCGCGAGGAACTGTCCAAGATTGTCACCTTTGATGACTTGGTGGTGCGCGCTGTTCCATATGACATGCCAATTACCGGCTACGGCACCGATAACGTCGGCACGCTGCGCCTGTGGCACTCGGAGCCGATGCGTGAATTCGACTATGACGCCTTCAACTCGCAGCGCTTCACCGACGCCATTGTCGAACGTGAACGCGTCCATGACCTGTGCCGCGTGCTCTACCCGAATGACTCGACCTATGACGGCAAGGTCCTGCGTGTCCGCCAGCAGTACTTCTTCGTCTCCGCTTCGCTGCAGACGATGATCGATTCTTACATCGAGAATCACGGCGAGGACCTGCGCGATTTCCACAAGTACAACTCCATTCAGCTCAATGACACCCACCCGGTGCTCGCTATCCCAGAGCTGATGCGTCTGCTCCTGGATGAGCACGATATGAGCTGGGACGACGCCTGGAACGTCGTGTCCAACACCTTCGCCTACACCAACCACACCGTTCTGGCAGAAGCGTTGGAGACCTGGGAATACTCCATTTTTGACCGTCTCTTCGGCCGCGTTCTGGAGATCACCCGCGAGATTGACCGCCGCTTCCGCGAAGACCTGGCGGAGCGCGGCTTCGACCAGGGCAAGATTGACTACATGGCGCCGATTTCCCACGGCCGCATCCACATGGCGTGGATCGCCTGCTACGCCGCGTACTCCATCAACGGTGTTGCTGCCCTGCACACGGAAATCATTAAGCGCGAAACGTTGAAGGACTGGCACGATATCTGGCCGGAGCGCTTCAACAACAAGACCAACGGAGTCACCCCGCGCCGCTGGCTCAACCAGTGCAACCCGCGCCTGTCGGCACTGCTGACTCGCCTGTCGGGTTCGGACGCCTGGGTCACTGACCTGGACAAGCTCGCTGAGCTCGAAAAGTTTGCTGACGACGAGGCCGTGTTGCGTGAGATTCTCGACATCAAGCACGAGAACAAGAAGGACTTCGCCACCTGGCTGGAGCACCGCCAGGGTATTTCGGTGAACCCGGACGCCATCTTCGATACCCAGATTAAGCGTCTGCACGAGTACAAGCGCCAGCTTCTCAACGCGCTCTACATCCTCGATCTCTACTACCGCATCAAGGAAGACCCAGCGCTGGACGTGCCACCGCGCGTGTTCATCTTCGGTGCCAAGGCCGCCCCAGGCTACGTTCGCGCGAAGGCCATCATTAAGTTCATCAACGCTATCGCAGACAAGGTCAATAACGATCCGGACATGGACGGTCGCCTGCAGGTCGCTTTCGTTGAGAATTACAACGTCACCCCGGCAGAGCACATCATCCCGGCCACCGACGTCTCCGAGCAGATTTCCACTGCCGGTAAGGAGGCTTCGGGTACCTCGAACATGAAATTCATGATGAACGGCGCACTGACGCTGGGCACCATGGACGGCGCAAACGTCGAAATCGTCGACGCCGCCGGCGAAGAGAACGCCTACATCTTCGGTGCGCTGGAAGAGGAACTGCCGGAGCTGCGCCGCACCTACAGCCCGCGTGGCACTTACGAAACGGTGCCGGGGCTCAAGCGCGCTGTCGATTCGCTTGTCGACGGCACTTTTGCTGACGGTGGCAGCGGAATGTTCCACGACCTGCACTTCTCGCTGCTGGAGTCCAACGGGTACGAGCCAGCCGATGTCTACTACGTCCTCGGCGACTTCGCTGACTACCGCGAGACCCGCGACCGCATGGCGGAAGACTACCGCGACGAGCTGGCATGGGCCAAGAAGTGCTTCCTGAACATCATCCGTTCGGGCCGCTTCTCCTCCGACCGCACCATCCGCGATTACGCCAATGAGGTCTGGAAGCTGGAAGAGACCAAGATTTAG
- a CDS encoding amino acid-binding ACT domain protein, with protein MSYLLRIQLPDEPGALGYVAAALGEVEGDIRSVDVVDYGANGVVVDDIVVDLPMGLLPDTLITAAQSISGVEVDSIRPFSGSVDRRGQIALLAKFSQHTKNLDRALGDVVDGLPQTMTAGWAIVLGEQSDGRWVRRASSTAAPEDNGRTLPEAPIDSPRNLDPDEETWLPEDWTVMDSSIAATPMGKGLVLVIGRPGGPDFLPSEVEHLGRIGTIVGAIID; from the coding sequence ATGAGTTACCTCCTTCGCATCCAGCTTCCCGACGAACCAGGCGCACTTGGCTACGTCGCGGCTGCCCTGGGCGAAGTAGAGGGTGATATTCGCAGTGTCGATGTCGTAGATTACGGCGCTAATGGCGTTGTTGTCGACGACATCGTGGTTGACCTGCCCATGGGCCTGCTCCCAGACACACTGATTACGGCGGCTCAGTCCATTAGCGGAGTGGAAGTCGATTCAATTAGGCCTTTTTCCGGCTCGGTCGACCGCCGCGGACAGATTGCGCTGCTGGCCAAGTTCTCACAGCACACGAAGAATTTGGATCGTGCCCTCGGAGATGTCGTCGACGGCCTGCCTCAGACTATGACTGCCGGCTGGGCTATCGTCCTCGGCGAACAGAGCGATGGCCGGTGGGTACGTCGCGCTTCCTCTACCGCTGCTCCAGAGGATAACGGCCGGACTCTGCCGGAAGCCCCGATTGACTCGCCACGAAACCTGGATCCGGACGAAGAAACGTGGCTTCCGGAGGACTGGACGGTTATGGACTCCTCCATTGCCGCTACCCCAATGGGCAAGGGCCTCGTTCTCGTTATTGGCCGGCCCGGCGGGCCAGACTTCCTGCCAAGTGAGGTTGAGCACTTGGGACGTATTGGCACGATTGTCGGTGCGATTATCGACTAG
- the gatC gene encoding Asp-tRNA(Asn)/Glu-tRNA(Gln) amidotransferase subunit GatC, giving the protein MPAISRDEVAHLARLSRLALTDAELDEFAGQIDGIINHVQAVQKVAADDVEPMSHPSSLSGVMREDVVKPTLTAEQALDQAPSQDRQRFEVPQILGE; this is encoded by the coding sequence GTGCCAGCTATCTCACGCGATGAGGTCGCACACCTAGCGCGATTGTCCCGTCTGGCTCTGACTGACGCGGAACTCGACGAGTTCGCCGGTCAGATCGACGGCATTATTAACCACGTCCAGGCCGTTCAAAAGGTGGCTGCGGATGATGTGGAACCGATGAGTCACCCCTCTTCGCTGTCCGGTGTGATGCGCGAGGACGTCGTCAAGCCGACGCTGACTGCGGAGCAGGCGCTGGACCAGGCGCCGTCGCAGGACCGCCAGCGCTTTGAAGTTCCCCAGATTCTCGGCGAGTAG
- the gatA gene encoding Asp-tRNA(Asn)/Glu-tRNA(Gln) amidotransferase subunit GatA yields MTAANPNLHAAVAEDPILGLSAFELAQKIHARELTSVEVTQAFLDRIAAIDEDIHAFLHVGAEEALAAARKVDESLDAGEEPASALAGVPLALKDVFTTTDAPTTCASKMLEGYMSPYDATVTAKLRAAGIPILGKTNMDEFAMGSSTENSAYGPTHNPWDVERTAGGSGGGSSAALASGMAPLAIGTDTGGSIRQPAALTATVGVKPTYGTVSRYGLVACASSLDQGGPTARTVLDTALLHEIIAGHDENDSTSTEQPIADVVAAAKEGATGDLTGVKVGIVKQFDRTEGYQAGVLDSFHEAVDKLKEAGAEVVEVDCPNFDHALSAYYLILPCEVSSNLARFDGMRYGQRVGDDGSHSADEVMAMTRAAGFGDEVKRRIIIGTYALSVGYYDAYYIQAQRVRTLIQQDFERAFEQVDVLISPTTPTTAFKLGEKVDDPLSMYMFDLCTLPLNLAGMCGMSVPSGLAEDTGLPVGLQIMAPRHGDDRLYKVGAAYEKVRGSIA; encoded by the coding sequence ATGACTGCAGCTAACCCGAACCTGCATGCCGCTGTTGCTGAGGACCCGATTCTGGGGCTGAGCGCTTTCGAGCTCGCACAGAAGATTCACGCTCGTGAGCTGACCTCGGTAGAGGTCACCCAGGCGTTCCTCGACCGTATCGCGGCAATTGATGAGGACATTCACGCATTCCTGCACGTCGGTGCCGAAGAGGCCCTGGCTGCAGCTCGCAAGGTCGATGAGTCGCTGGATGCTGGCGAGGAGCCGGCTTCCGCGCTGGCCGGTGTTCCGCTGGCGCTGAAGGATGTCTTCACTACCACCGATGCGCCGACCACCTGCGCTTCCAAGATGCTCGAGGGCTACATGAGCCCTTACGACGCAACGGTTACTGCCAAGCTGCGTGCAGCTGGCATCCCAATCCTGGGTAAGACCAACATGGATGAGTTCGCCATGGGCTCGTCGACTGAAAACTCCGCTTACGGCCCGACTCACAACCCGTGGGATGTTGAGCGCACCGCAGGCGGTTCCGGCGGTGGCTCTTCCGCGGCGCTGGCCTCCGGTATGGCTCCGCTGGCTATCGGTACTGACACCGGTGGCTCGATTCGTCAGCCAGCAGCTCTGACCGCAACGGTCGGCGTGAAGCCGACCTATGGCACGGTATCCCGCTACGGCCTGGTCGCTTGCGCCTCCTCGTTGGATCAGGGTGGGCCGACCGCGCGAACCGTTCTGGACACCGCGCTGCTGCACGAAATCATTGCTGGTCACGACGAGAATGACTCGACTTCCACGGAGCAGCCGATTGCCGATGTGGTTGCTGCTGCCAAGGAAGGTGCTACCGGTGACCTCACGGGGGTTAAGGTCGGCATCGTCAAGCAGTTCGACCGCACCGAGGGTTACCAGGCCGGCGTACTGGACAGCTTCCACGAGGCCGTCGACAAGCTTAAGGAAGCTGGCGCAGAGGTGGTCGAGGTCGATTGCCCGAACTTCGACCACGCACTGAGCGCGTACTACCTGATTCTGCCGTGTGAGGTCAGCTCCAACCTGGCTCGTTTCGACGGCATGCGTTACGGCCAGCGTGTTGGTGATGACGGTTCGCACTCGGCCGATGAGGTCATGGCTATGACCCGTGCCGCTGGTTTCGGCGATGAGGTTAAGCGACGCATCATCATTGGTACCTACGCGCTATCGGTCGGTTACTACGATGCCTACTACATCCAGGCACAGCGCGTCCGTACCCTGATTCAGCAGGACTTCGAGCGGGCCTTCGAACAGGTAGATGTCCTGATCTCGCCGACCACTCCGACCACTGCGTTTAAGTTGGGCGAGAAGGTTGACGACCCGCTGAGCATGTACATGTTCGACCTGTGTACTCTGCCGCTCAACCTGGCCGGCATGTGTGGCATGTCCGTGCCGTCGGGCCTGGCTGAAGACACCGGCCTGCCGGTAGGCCTGCAGATTATGGCTCCGCGCCACGGTGACGATCGTCTGTACAAGGTCGGCGCTGCCTACGAAAAGGTTCGCGGCTCGATTGCATAA
- a CDS encoding iron ABC transporter permease, with the protein MPWIYGLVIVIAIAVSLVAAVVFGSADITWSTTTQVISHHIFGIELDESVPASSDTIVWNLRAPRGILAAIVGAGLAVSGVAMQTLVRNPLADPYLLGISAGAGAGATAVIIFGAFSGSPIAPLTFGALLGAVMATLAVGAFATAGGGLTPLRLVLSGVVLSAAFSALSSFMVFAGPDPRAAQSVMFWMLGSVAGATWLKTLFPLIVLIAVLLFFLVKARHLDALATGESTAAAVGIDVSRLRTQVFVLQAVLVGTLVAVSGGIGFVGLVIPHLTRILVGATHRVVLPVAALMGGLFLIWVDIIARVVGGSQEMPLGVVTGLVGAPLFLYLMSRSHYSYGGAE; encoded by the coding sequence ATGCCTTGGATCTATGGGCTGGTCATTGTCATAGCCATTGCCGTCAGTCTGGTCGCTGCGGTGGTCTTCGGCTCGGCGGATATCACCTGGTCCACCACGACACAGGTCATTTCGCATCACATCTTCGGCATTGAGCTCGATGAATCTGTGCCCGCCAGTTCGGACACCATCGTCTGGAATCTCCGCGCTCCCCGGGGTATTCTCGCAGCGATTGTAGGGGCGGGGCTAGCTGTCTCCGGTGTGGCTATGCAGACATTGGTCCGTAACCCGTTGGCAGACCCATATCTGCTAGGTATTTCCGCCGGCGCCGGTGCCGGTGCGACCGCGGTGATTATCTTTGGTGCTTTCTCCGGTAGCCCCATCGCGCCGCTGACATTCGGTGCACTCCTCGGTGCAGTAATGGCCACCCTCGCGGTCGGTGCTTTCGCCACTGCAGGCGGTGGGCTGACTCCGCTGCGTTTGGTGCTCTCCGGCGTTGTGCTCTCCGCTGCGTTTTCCGCGCTGAGTAGCTTCATGGTCTTCGCTGGGCCAGACCCGAGGGCCGCGCAGTCCGTGATGTTTTGGATGCTGGGCTCTGTTGCCGGTGCGACATGGCTGAAGACGCTCTTCCCGCTCATTGTCCTCATCGCAGTACTGTTGTTTTTCCTGGTCAAAGCCCGTCATCTGGATGCGCTGGCAACTGGTGAGAGCACCGCAGCGGCCGTAGGTATTGATGTTTCTCGGCTACGCACACAGGTATTTGTGCTCCAGGCTGTCCTCGTTGGCACGCTCGTTGCGGTCTCTGGCGGCATCGGGTTTGTCGGCCTGGTGATTCCACACTTGACCCGCATCTTGGTAGGGGCCACGCACCGCGTTGTCCTACCGGTTGCTGCCCTCATGGGTGGACTGTTTCTCATCTGGGTGGACATCATCGCGCGCGTAGTGGGCGGAAGCCAGGAAATGCCGCTGGGAGTAGTCACGGGATTGGTTGGCGCACCACTTTTCCTCTACCTCATGAGCCGCTCGCACTACAGCTACGGAGGTGCTGAGTAA
- a CDS encoding ABC transporter ATP-binding protein: MSALPKSVLAAKDMRCDIAGRTIVSGVNLNFGAEPMTAIIGVNGAGKSTLLRALGGITKPATGEVEINGKSMSSINSKHRARDLAFVAQNEVPPAEMRVRDFVSLGRLPYQRLFGGNTAEDNSHVDRALELVGLETVAQRLCGQLSGGQRRRVCLARAIAQDSPIMLLDEPTNHLDVRHQQSVLRLARSSGACVIAAIHDLDLVMNHFDRVIVVADGGIAADGIPAEVLTRDFVAQIFQVESCQLNSPAGRRHLAIDSELDAATIN, translated from the coding sequence ATGAGCGCTCTACCAAAATCTGTACTCGCCGCTAAAGATATGCGCTGTGATATCGCTGGGCGCACCATTGTCAGCGGAGTCAACCTCAACTTCGGTGCAGAACCCATGACCGCCATCATTGGTGTTAACGGCGCGGGTAAATCCACGTTGCTGCGTGCGCTCGGTGGAATCACGAAACCGGCCACGGGCGAGGTCGAGATTAACGGCAAATCGATGAGCTCAATCAACTCGAAGCACCGCGCCCGCGATCTGGCTTTCGTCGCGCAAAACGAGGTTCCACCCGCCGAAATGCGCGTGCGCGACTTTGTCTCCCTGGGGCGCTTGCCCTACCAGCGCCTTTTTGGTGGCAACACCGCCGAGGACAATTCCCACGTCGACCGTGCGCTGGAGCTCGTAGGTCTGGAAACGGTCGCGCAACGCCTGTGTGGGCAACTCTCGGGTGGGCAACGTCGTCGCGTGTGTCTGGCGCGTGCCATCGCCCAGGACTCGCCAATCATGCTTCTCGACGAGCCCACTAACCACCTCGACGTGCGCCATCAACAATCCGTCCTCCGTCTGGCCCGCTCCAGCGGAGCGTGTGTCATTGCCGCGATCCACGACTTGGACCTGGTGATGAACCACTTCGACCGCGTCATCGTGGTCGCGGACGGCGGTATCGCGGCCGACGGCATTCCCGCAGAAGTGCTGACCCGCGACTTTGTCGCCCAAATCTTTCAGGTTGAATCCTGTCAGCTCAATTCCCCCGCTGGCCGCCGCCACCTCGCAATCGATAGCGAGCTGGATGCTGCCACCATCAACTAG